The following nucleotide sequence is from Chryseobacterium sp. CY350.
TTTTGTTTAAATGAGTTTTAGATTTAAGGTCGAACTTAAATCTGATGTTAAAAGTTTAGAAAAGCTTTTACAATCAGCAAAAGCTCTGTAAACTTAAACCCGGAGGAGGTCTCACCGAAAAAACTACAGAAAAACAATAATCTAAAGATTTGTTATTGTAATGGGTAAAATTATGAGTGTATAAATGACTTAAAGTCTTTTTGACAAGATTTAAGTTTTCGAAAAAACATGTTTTTGAAAAATCTTTACGATCAGTACGATAATTTATATAATCGGAATTTCGCTTTAGCGTAGACGAAAAATGACCCGAAGGAAGCGACTCTTTAAAATGATTCTCAAAATCTTCTTTCTTTATCTTCGGATTATCTCCTTTTTGTTTATCCGGTATATGCGAAATAACGCTTCTGAAAGCTGTTCTATTCCCTACCTGGACTTTGTTATTGCTGAGTTTTCCATTAAAAATAGCTGAAGAAGTGATGATTAAAATTTCATCATCGGAATCATCAGACTTTGAATACATTGCGCTACTAAAAGTAATTGCATGGTCGTCGATTTGCTGATCGAAATCCTGATTTGCCGAAAATATTTTAGCAACACTTGTAAGGGAAATTAATTGTGCCTGGTTTGCTCTTTTTGAAGTCTTATATAATTTTTCTTTGTCAGAAACGTATATTAAACCAAAATCCTTCTCATTCCCTACCTGATATCCTTCTTCAAAAAAATCACTCGCAAAATCCTGATTCAATGTTTTCTTGAATATAACTTTTCCAGATTTAATTTGTTTGTTAAAGTCATTATCTTCAGAGTAAATTGTAGCTTCATTTAACGAAATCACATTAGACGCATCCGTTCTATGATAAAGATTAGTATTTAATCTTTCAGATACAGAAAGCTTGTTACAAATTTTCTCATTCCCTACCTGCTTATTTTCGACTAAAAAATTCTTAACGTCAGCGTGTTTTGAGCTCTTTTTAAAAGCAATTTTTTTACTTTTAATTTGTTGGTTAAAATTCTTATCGCTTGAATAAATTGTAGCACCATTGGAGACAAAAATTGACGCCAATTGGTCTTTATCAGCTTCATATTTTTTCTGCGCCGAGAAAAAATTACATTGAAGCAGAAAAAACACTAACATACAAGTAAATGCAAAACCCTCTGATCTCCTCATAGAATCGGGAATTTTACAATATTTGAATGTTAAATAATTAAGTAATCTCAATGTTGCCAATTATGTGTTAAAATTAGTAAAATATTCGAGATAAATAAATAAAATGACAAAAACTGCAAAATATTAATGAACGAAAAATTTAAAATGGAATATAATTGGTTTATAACATTGTTTTCTATGTGCCGGTTTAAAATACTTATTAATCAAAAAAAATAACCACTTCGACATGAAGTGGTTATTATAATATTTAAAAAATTTTAAGGTCTCCAAAAAGACCATTCTCTTCCATTGTATACCGCCAATTGCTGGGGCGTAGTCCCCGTAACATAAACAATCATGCCGGGACTAGGATTTACAATATCAGCATACGAATTTACCCGGGGCAAAACCATCGCTTTATTTGTATCTGCCAGAACCAATATTCCGTTTGTCGCGTTTGAAGCAGCATTGGCAGCATTGGCAGAAATCACTGTTTTTGCCGTCCCCACCTCAGCATTTGCATCAGCTACACCAACCGTTGATACAGGAAGAAAGGCACCTGCAGAAAGATCAACCCACTGACTGACAGCTGTAGCATCTGCCGTAGCTGAACGTCCAAATTTCACCTTTTTAGCCAGAGAATCAAAAAACAAAGTTCCTGTTATTGGTGCAGTAGTCGCTGTTGCGACAGCATTTTCGCTTGTTGCCCATGGCAGTACGATGCCACGAACGCCTCCTGTTGCATCACCAAATTCGATAGAAACTGATGCGCTGGCAGGAGCTGAAGTCGCTGACGATTTCCCAACAGTTATCTGACTGAAAACATTGCCTGAGATAATCAAACTTAAGGCTATAATATAGTTTTTCATTTTACTTTAAATTTATTGATTAAAATTATCACAAGTCTGAGTACTGAAACATCTCCAAGCGTTTGTACTGTCATAAATTTTAAGACAATTTACGGTTGTATCATAAACCATCATCCCAACTACAGGAGCGGTTATAGCATTCACCTGCGTTGTCGTAAGTCTATTAATAACCAGTCCTTTCGTTTTTGCATCTAAAGCAGTGTACGCACCCGTAATCTTCATAGGCCAGTTACCATTGCTCACTCCCGCTCTTGAAAGCGCCGTGATACCGTGATTTGTTGCCAAAGTAGTACCCGTTGTTGTTGCAGTACGGAAACATCTGTCGCATTCTGCATCTCTTGCAGCGGAGTTCTGAGATGTTCCTACTGATTGACCAACATCTGCCGTTCCATCCGTATTATCTGCCAAACCTGCTACAGCACCTGTATTGTTTACCGAATTATTCACCAATAATGGGACGCCATTTGCAGCAGCGACTGTACTTATAACCTGTGATGGGGTTCCTGTCGTTACGCCATTTGCTAAAACTCTTATCTGCCCTCTCAACGATGTTGTAGCAAAGTTCAGTGGATAAACCTGATTATATCTTACCGTTTCCGAACCTTCCAATGCATCAGCACAACCGTCATTATCGGAATCGGGATCCACGTAATTGAGTACAGTATCATTATCGGTATCTACAGTACAGTTCTGTCTATAAACTCCAAAAATAAAACCATGCGGATCATTTCCTCCGGTGATACTCATGATAAATGTAGCAACCTCTTTAGGAATAAAAAAGAAAGTATACCCCTGTGCAGGACTAGCATTCGGTAAGCTGGTTGAAAAAACAGTACCGGTCTGTCCTGGAGTTGGCGTAACACCTTCAAACAACGAGAATCTACCCGAATTAAAAACATCCACATTTTCTATCACTGTCAGGGGAACTGAAAACGTAGAGCTTATTGTGGCACCCTCATTCCCTAAACCTGCAATTCCGATTATATATTGGTAGTCATTATTTGCGGTACTTATTGACTTTGCACTTGCACCAAAATTAAAATTTAAAACTCTTGGAACTCCAGGCGTAGTTCCTCCCGCAATAACATCTAAATAAGTCGTGGAGAAAGTTGCGGTTGCAGAGCCATTGACTGTTAACGAAGCGGTGGCATTAGGAGGGGTAAAAGTTCCCCACCCATTTCCTCCAGACGTTTTTGTAATTCTAACACCGCCTTCGGGAAGTGTTGCTCCAGGCGGAACCAAAGGAAAAACTACCGTATTTGCTGTACTTAAAGTTGTTGCCAATGCGGGTGTTACTGTTGCCATTGTGACGGTTCCGGCACAACCTTCAGCTGTATCTAAAATACCATCATTATCATCATCAAGATCTATACTGTCTGCCAATGCATCACCATCTGTATCTAATTCCACAAAGACTGTTTCGGTACATGTTGTAGTACTTAAACTTACAGTGAGAGCACGTGTACCGACCGCACCACCTCCCGTATAAGTCATATCGACATCAACGTATGTTGTTGTACTCGTCACATTTACACTTTGATTTGCAGTAGTAAAGTTAGTTCCGCTTACAGAGATATTATATGTTCCCGGAATATAAACTGCTGTAATGGGAATCCTAAGTGTTCTAGTTGCTGTAACACCAGGAACAAACGGACTTCCGTTGATAAACGCCGAACCACCACAGACAAACTGAAACGGTAGATAATAATCAACAGACGCTAAATCCTTACTTCCTGTGAAATTTACTGAATTATCAAAAACTCTGTCGACAACAGAAACACCCGTAACTAAATCCACAGTGTAAAGCTGCTGTGGGTTTGTGTTATCCACAACGTACATTTTACCATTAAGGTAAGCTGCACCTAAACCATTAGCAATGGTAGCAACAGGACCAGAAACCTGGGCAACTAATGACGCCGTTGCCGTTGTAGCATTTACCAACGTAATTCTGTATAGATATCTGTTAGTATTTGCTGAATTTACTACAATTGTATAAATATTATTCTGATAATCAAATATGGCATCATTAACAAAGATAGTTGTTGTCGCCAAATTCCAAATCGTATCGCCTGTTGCACCGGTAACAGTGATAGGTGTTGCACTTGGCGTAGGATAAACCCTGTATAAGTTCTTTGTATTACTACCAAAGCCAAACACCTGACCGAAATATGTTCCTGGCACATTATTAGTACCAAACCCTCCCATATCTACCGGAAGGTTTGTCCCAGCTACAGCAGTTCCGTTTTTATTAATTGCAGCTGCAGCTGTTGTATTTGAACTGATATAAACTAAGGTATTAGGCGCAGTCGGAGCGTCATAACCTATTGCAAGGTTTGTAACGGCTGTCCCTAAATTAGTATTCAATGGTGCAGGAGTATTAATCACTGTAGGTGTAACGCCTGTAGTGATATCATAGATCCTTCCTGTTGTTGCAGAGGAAATATAAATTCTCCCTGCTTGCTGGGAAAACAAAGTTGTATTAAACAGCATCACAAAAAATGCTGCTAGTAAAAATATATTCTTATTCACTTTTTTATTTTTAATATTTTATAAAAGATTCAACTTGATTTATAAATAACCATCAAGTCATTTACTATTAAATATTAAAAATGGGCGGCGGTCTCACAGAAAAGATCTCAGAAAAACAAAAATCTAGAGATTTATTATTGTAGAATTCAAATTGTTGAGTATGTAGATAATCTAGTGCACGCTTTATACAATAATTTTTTGGTGCAGCGGATATTTTTGAAAAAACCTGCACATTTTGGCTTGGTGCAATATAATTTTTCGAAGCTGAATGAGACGAGAAAAACTGCGATGGTGAAGGAGTACCTTCATAATCTTCTAAACCATTGGATTTGCTTTGAGTCTCATATTGATCAATTTCCTTTTTAATCTGCTTGATCTCATCTTTACTTTTCTTTTCTTCCGCGGCTTTGGCCTGAATTGCAAGATCTTGATCATTACTATGATTCGGGAAAGAAGCAGACAGAATTTTCTCATTTTTGAGATTAGCCTTAATAGTAACCGCTGCATTCTTCAGGATTACTTTTTTTTCAGCAATCTGATTATTGAAAAATTCATCTGAGGAGTAAATCTGAGCTCCTTTTTCTAAAACAATAGATCCAGTTTGCTTTTTATCCTGACTTTTAGAGAAATTGAACAGTAATAAACTTACCAGAAGTATAAAACGGAATGCATGAGAACTCTTAATAGGACTCATTTTTTTCACATCAATAAAGCGATAAGGTAGATTTTCTGTCAATCAAAAATTCTTTAGCGCGAAAATACACATTATTTTCATCAATAACACAATACAATTAATTAATATTAAAACGTAAACTTTACATGTTATAAATTTAGTAATAATAAATACTTTATATTCAATATATTGAATAGTCACTTTTATATTAAAATCATAGATTTTAAGGATTAAATCTTTTCAGTTTCGAACTATCTTACCAATAAAAAAACCACTTCTCTTCGAAGTGGTTTTTAAAAATATAGTTAAAATTTAATTATCTGCTCTCCAGTAAGACCAAACCGTTCCGTTGTAGACACAAAACAATTTTTTCGTCTGGTCGTAAACGATCATTCCGGCAGCAGGACTTCTGATAGCCGTATCAGGATTTGTAACCAGTGGCGGAATCATCGCCTTATTTGTATCTGCCAAAACAAGAATTCCCGGAGTATTATCGCTGAACACACCTCCAATCTGAGATTTTGCGGTCGATTGTTCTACTGCAGGACTCGCCTGAATAGGTGCTGCAATAACGATATTACCTCCCGTTGCAGGCGCTTCATTAGTATGTACAGTAAGATCTACCCAGCTCCCATTGTTTCTAGAGAGCTTCACCTTTCTGTCGGCTCGGTCAAAAATTAGCGCTCCACCTCTCAAATTGGCACCAGGATTCATAGTAACATTTGACGCAGCCGTAACCCATGGTAATATCAAACCTTTAGGTCCTGTCCCGAATTCTAACGAAACCCCTGTTTGAGTAGTTGTTTTTCCTATTGCCACCTGCGCTGAAAAAAGCGTTGCGCAGGCGATACTCAATATAACTGAATATATTAATTTCATTTGTTCAATTTTTAATATTAATTTTCTTCAGGACAAGACTGCGTATTAAAACACTTCCATCCCGCTCTTGTACCATCAACATTCACCTTCATACAGTTATTGGTAGTATCATAGAATGTCATTCCCACTATAGGAACAGCTATAACAGGAGCAGTAAGTGCTACATTTACAGGCTCACCAGCGACCAATGCAGCTGTAGTAACAGTTGCAGCCGGCATTCTGTTCATTACAAATGCTTTAGTATTAGCTTCCAACGCCGTCCAACCATTATTTCTCAACATAGGCCAGTTAGAATTGTCTGCGCCAGCTCTGTTAAATGCTGTCACACCATGCTGTGTCGCATTATTTGTACCTAAAGTTGTAGTAGCGCTTCTGTAACATTTACAATCATTCAATGCATTATTAGCAGAATTCCCAACTGCCTGACCAACTCCTGCAACTGGGGAAGTACCCGTATTATCTGCAACACCGGCTGAAGCTGCGCCAGCGACAAGAACAATACTTGCATTGCTGTTGTTTGCACCATTGTTTACAAGCTGAGGAACACCATTTGCCGCTGTAGCAGTACTTATAATCTGAGAAGGAGTACCTGCCACAGAACCGTTGAACCTTACACTGATCTGTCCAGGATTCGTTGTGGCAGTCAAAGGATTTACCATCTGATAAGTAACATTTTCTGAACCTTCAATTGCGTCTGGACATCCGTCATTATCAGAATCTATGTCAAGGTAATTGGGAACGCCATCTCCGTCAGTATCGGTAGAGAAGCAGTAAGAAACACTGTCAATATGAGCATTATCGTTAATCGCCATTTGAAGTCTATAGGTACCTGCCGGTAAAACAATATTATTCAAACTACTCTGTGTCCAGATGTAGGGAGAGTTTGAATTATAACTGATGACATTCCCCGACCATGTCTGATTAGTCCCTGAAGTCTTAACAATCTCAATTTTAGATTGAAATGCTATCGCCGTCCCGATAGTTTCTCTAGGAGCAAAGTACACAGAAGCATTTAATACTGTGGGTGTGGTAAACGTAAAATCTCTGTAAAAATTTGCACCAGCACCATTAATATCCAAATACTGCGAACCAGCCTGAGCACTCGCAGGACCAGAACTATATGTAGTATTATTAACGCGAATAATATTGAAAGGACTTGCCTGCGGTGTAGAAAGATTATTGACAGACCAACCATTATAAACCGTGACACCTGTTTGTATGTTGTTACCGTTTATATTTGTCTGCAACGGATTAGTCTCAAATCCCTCGAAACCTGTTGTTGCACATAATCCTTCAGCAGCATCCAAAATACCATCATTATCATCATCTAAATCTATAAAACTATCTACCCCGTCATTGTCAGGGTCATTTGCCAATACCGTTACTGTTGCTATTGCAGTTTTGCAATTGTCAAGAAAAGTCAAATCACAAATTTGGTAATTAACGGTATAAATTCCCGGAGCAGTTCCTGGCGCGACACTAATCAAGCCTGATGCAGTATTTAAGTTAATACCACTGTTTGATGTAGAAATCTGAGACAGCGTAACATCTGAAAGCGAAGCATTAACAACACCATTTACGAGATCATTTACCAGAACAGAGGTTGTAGAATTAGAGCCCGAAGCAATAGTATAAGCATCATTAGTGGCCGCCAAAGTTGCTGTCCCATAAATTGTATTGATAAACAAACCTGAATCATACTGAGTATCTCCCGCATCAGCAATAACAATTTTAAATGTGTAAGCTGTATTTGGCAATAAACCACCTAATGTATAGGTCAGCAATCTGGTAATACCATTAAACTGTACCCCTATAGGTCGTACAGGCACGGGAGGACCGTTATAATTAGCCGCATTATATTCAGTTAATTTTACATTTGGTGATACACCTGTCGTTGTTACAGGATGTCCATTATTAATGTATAATGAGGCTTGCGAAGGATCAAATACAACAACAGGTGTTGGCGATGCGCTTCCTGGAATTCCAAAATTCACATTATTGATTGAGGTTGTATTACCGTTCGGAAGTCTTCCGATATTCTGCGTAGTTGCTAGATTACCGCCAGAAACAAAGAACCCAAACGCGTCATTAAATTGTGAACCCACAAAATTCGGATATTCTTCCGATCCAAATTGATATTTTATATTAAGAGTTGTCGCTTTAGGACCTGTGGTAATTGTAAAAGAGTAAGAAAGTGTATTATTAACTGCATTAGGTACCAACTGTATTAAATCCGGATCACTGGCAACACCGCCAGCAATTTGATTTGCAGGATCTCCGTCTCTTCTAACAACACTATTCAGCGTTAAAAGTTCACTATTTAGACCTGTTCCAAAAAAGACACCACTGTTCATTCCTAAGTTAGCTGCGGTTCCACCGGAAAAAGTAGCAATCTGCTGAAGTCTGTTGCCGTAATTTAAAGTGGGATTGGTAATTGTAACATTGCTACCAACCAATGCATTATTTATTTCAGCATTTTGTGGTCCGGTAGCACTGGCTGAATTCCATGTTACAGAAGCCGTCGCAGATGTTTGGGCATAGTAAGAATTATGAAAAAAGGACAGCACAATTGCCGTCAATATATTATATAAAGATTTAAGTTTCATCGAATAGAGTATTAGAATACTCTGCAATAATGCAGGTATTTGAATTAATAAAATTTTATATTATCAAACTAATACTGGTGGCGGTCGAACGGAATAGACCTGAGAATAACAATAATCTAATGATTTATTGTTATAAAATGTAAATCTTTGAGTATGTAAATGATCTAACGCCCGTTTTACCGAATAATCCTGAACCTGAAGATGAATTTTCGAAAAATCATTCGCATTAGAAGTAGGAGTAATATAACTTTTCGACGTGGCGTACGAAGAGCTGAACTGTGACGAAGAAGGTACTTCTTTATAATCGTTGAATTCTTCCGTTCTGGTTTTAGCAGCATACTGATCGATCTGATCTTTGATCTGTCTTATTGCATCCTTCCGTTTCTTATCCTCAGCATTCTTAACTTCTTGTGCAAGATTTTGTCTTCCATCAGAATTTTTGGATGTAGCGATTAAAACCGTTTTATTCTGAGCATTTGTTTCTGAATGGTGATCAGCGTTCTGTAAAACAACCTTCTTGTCAGCAATCTGCTGA
It contains:
- a CDS encoding beta strand repeat-containing protein gives rise to the protein MNKNIFLLAAFFVMLFNTTLFSQQAGRIYISSATTGRIYDITTGVTPTVINTPAPLNTNLGTAVTNLAIGYDAPTAPNTLVYISSNTTAAAAINKNGTAVAGTNLPVDMGGFGTNNVPGTYFGQVFGFGSNTKNLYRVYPTPSATPITVTGATGDTIWNLATTTIFVNDAIFDYQNNIYTIVVNSANTNRYLYRITLVNATTATASLVAQVSGPVATIANGLGAAYLNGKMYVVDNTNPQQLYTVDLVTGVSVVDRVFDNSVNFTGSKDLASVDYYLPFQFVCGGSAFINGSPFVPGVTATRTLRIPITAVYIPGTYNISVSGTNFTTANQSVNVTSTTTYVDVDMTYTGGGAVGTRALTVSLSTTTCTETVFVELDTDGDALADSIDLDDDNDGILDTAEGCAGTVTMATVTPALATTLSTANTVVFPLVPPGATLPEGGVRITKTSGGNGWGTFTPPNATASLTVNGSATATFSTTYLDVIAGGTTPGVPRVLNFNFGASAKSISTANNDYQYIIGIAGLGNEGATISSTFSVPLTVIENVDVFNSGRFSLFEGVTPTPGQTGTVFSTSLPNASPAQGYTFFFIPKEVATFIMSITGGNDPHGFIFGVYRQNCTVDTDNDTVLNYVDPDSDNDGCADALEGSETVRYNQVYPLNFATTSLRGQIRVLANGVTTGTPSQVISTVAAANGVPLLVNNSVNNTGAVAGLADNTDGTADVGQSVGTSQNSAARDAECDRCFRTATTTGTTLATNHGITALSRAGVSNGNWPMKITGAYTALDAKTKGLVINRLTTTQVNAITAPVVGMMVYDTTVNCLKIYDSTNAWRCFSTQTCDNFNQ
- a CDS encoding choice-of-anchor L domain-containing protein is translated as MKLKSLYNILTAIVLSFFHNSYYAQTSATASVTWNSASATGPQNAEINNALVGSNVTITNPTLNYGNRLQQIATFSGGTAANLGMNSGVFFGTGLNSELLTLNSVVRRDGDPANQIAGGVASDPDLIQLVPNAVNNTLSYSFTITTGPKATTLNIKYQFGSEEYPNFVGSQFNDAFGFFVSGGNLATTQNIGRLPNGNTTSINNVNFGIPGSASPTPVVVFDPSQASLYINNGHPVTTTGVSPNVKLTEYNAANYNGPPVPVRPIGVQFNGITRLLTYTLGGLLPNTAYTFKIVIADAGDTQYDSGLFINTIYGTATLAATNDAYTIASGSNSTTSVLVNDLVNGVVNASLSDVTLSQISTSNSGINLNTASGLISVAPGTAPGIYTVNYQICDLTFLDNCKTAIATVTVLANDPDNDGVDSFIDLDDDNDGILDAAEGLCATTGFEGFETNPLQTNINGNNIQTGVTVYNGWSVNNLSTPQASPFNIIRVNNTTYSSGPASAQAGSQYLDINGAGANFYRDFTFTTPTVLNASVYFAPRETIGTAIAFQSKIEIVKTSGTNQTWSGNVISYNSNSPYIWTQSSLNNIVLPAGTYRLQMAINDNAHIDSVSYCFSTDTDGDGVPNYLDIDSDNDGCPDAIEGSENVTYQMVNPLTATTNPGQISVRFNGSVAGTPSQIISTATAANGVPQLVNNGANNSNASIVLVAGAASAGVADNTGTSPVAGVGQAVGNSANNALNDCKCYRSATTTLGTNNATQHGVTAFNRAGADNSNWPMLRNNGWTALEANTKAFVMNRMPAATVTTAALVAGEPVNVALTAPVIAVPIVGMTFYDTTNNCMKVNVDGTRAGWKCFNTQSCPEEN